The Amycolatopsis umgeniensis DNA segment TGCCGGGTGGTCCACATGTTCAGCGCGCACCCCCAGCCGATCACGAGGTCCGCGTTTCCGATGAGGTCCGCCGCGGCGGGTGAGGAAAAGCCGCCCGAGATCCCGATCGAGAAGGGGTCGCCCTCGAAGAGACCGTGTGCCACCGCCGAAGTCGCCAACAGCGCGCCGGAGACTTCGGCGAGTTCCCTGAGTGGTGCCGAGCTCTCCCGTGCGCCGCGACCGGCGATGAACACCGGCCGCCGCGCTCCGGCGAGGAGGTCGGCGAGTTTCGCGACCGCCTGACGGTCCGGCCGGATCGGCGCCGGGCCGGGGATTTCCGGCACCGGGACCGCTTCGGGCGCTTCGTGGGCCTGGACGTCGAGCGGGAGGTTGAGCAGGACGGTCCGGCGTTGCCGCACGGCCGTCCGGTACGCGCGGACGGTGTCGGCGATCGCGGTCGGCGCACCGTGGACGCGTTCCGGCACGGCGCCGACGGCGGTCGCGAGCGCGTCCTGGTCGATCCGGAAGTTGGACAGCACCGCCGACGCCGCGGTGTCGGCGGTCAGGACGATCATCGGCGTCCGGCTCTTGGCCGCCTCGGTGATCCCGGTGAGCGCGTTGGTCAACCCGACACCCTGGTGGAGACTCAGCACCGACACGCGGCCGCTCATCCGCGCGTACGCGTCGGCCATACTCGCCGCGCCGCCCTCGTGCCGCGCGGCGACGAACCGCACGCCGCCTTCCCGCAACCCGTTGGTGGCCACGAAGTTGCCGCTGCCCACCACCCCGAACGCGGCCCCCACCCCGAGTTCCGCGAGGGTGTGGCCGACCAGCTCCGCGACGTTCATACCCGCTCGACCAACGCGTAGACCCGGGCGGGACTGCCGGAGCCGCCGACGATCGGGAGCGGGCTGACGACCAGCAAGGCTCCGGTGGGCGGCAGGCTCGCCAGGTTCCGCAGCTGCGTCAGACCGTGTTTTCCCGCCCCCAGAAGGAGTTCATGGCAAGGGAAGGCCGGTTCGAGGGCCAGCGCCTGACCCGCGTCGGTGCCGACGGTCTCCACGCCGAACCCGGTGATCGGCGCCTCGTCCGCGAGCCAGCGAGCACATTCCGCCGAGACGCCCGGCGTATGCGGGCCGTTCTCGTCGTTGTTGAGGAAGGCCTCCTGGTCGTGCGACCGGGCGTCCCACCCCGTGCGGTAGAGCAGCCAGCCGCCGTCGGGCAGTGGCCCGTTCTCGCGCTCCCACTCGCGGACGTCTTCTATGGACAGCAGGAAATCCGGATCTTCGGCCGCGCGAGCCGACGCGTCGAGCACCACCGCCGGCGCGACCAGCGACCGCAACGGCACCTCGGAGACGTCGTGGCCGTCCTTGCCCGACAGCCAATGCACCGGGACGTCGAGATGGGTCCCGGTGTGCTCGCCGGTGTGGATGTTGTTCCAGTACCAGCGCGGCCCGCGCTCGTCGTACCGGCTGATCTCCTCGAGACCGAACGGGATCGTGTTCGCGAACGGCTCCGGCAGCTGGAGGATCGGGGTGCTCGCGCTCAAGGGGGCGGTGAGATCGACGACCTCGATCGCACCCGTGGTGATCGCGGTGTTCAACTGGGCCAACAACGACATGCGTGCCTCCCGGGGGTTGCTGCGGCGTCTCGATCACCTTAGGCGGATACGGGGCAGGTGGGCAGGGTTCTCGCGGCGGCGGCGTGATGGGTCGGGTGGCGTGACGAGGTCCGGTGGGGTGTCGCGTTTAGGCGCTGCCGGAGTAAGTCTGGTCGATGGGCTTCGTGATCCAGGTGGTTCCTGGCGGTGCGGGCGGTTCTGCCTCGTACCGGGTTGTACTCGGCTGGACCGTCCGTGCCGTCAGGGACCAGCTGGGCGCGAAGACCGCGAGCATGACTTACTCCGGCAGCGCCTAGGCGACTCAATGCGGGCTCCTGGGCCCGCCTGTCGGCTTCGGGTGTCGCGAAAGCCACTTTCGAGACGTCTGGTGTCCCGAAAGTGGCTTTCGCGACACCGCCGCCCGCCTGGTTTCCTGCGACGGTGGGGCTACGTGGCGCATTTAGTCGACTAAATGCGGA contains these protein-coding regions:
- a CDS encoding cyclase family protein, with product MSLLAQLNTAITTGAIEVVDLTAPLSASTPILQLPEPFANTIPFGLEEISRYDERGPRWYWNNIHTGEHTGTHLDVPVHWLSGKDGHDVSEVPLRSLVAPAVVLDASARAAEDPDFLLSIEDVREWERENGPLPDGGWLLYRTGWDARSHDQEAFLNNDENGPHTPGVSAECARWLADEAPITGFGVETVGTDAGQALALEPAFPCHELLLGAGKHGLTQLRNLASLPPTGALLVVSPLPIVGGSGSPARVYALVERV
- a CDS encoding thiamine pyrophosphate-binding protein, translating into MNVAELVGHTLAELGVGAAFGVVGSGNFVATNGLREGGVRFVAARHEGGAASMADAYARMSGRVSVLSLHQGVGLTNALTGITEAAKSRTPMIVLTADTAASAVLSNFRIDQDALATAVGAVPERVHGAPTAIADTVRAYRTAVRQRRTVLLNLPLDVQAHEAPEAVPVPEIPGPAPIRPDRQAVAKLADLLAGARRPVFIAGRGARESSAPLRELAEVSGALLATSAVAHGLFEGDPFSIGISGGFSSPAAADLIGNADLVIGWGCALNMWTTRHGTLLGPDARLVQVDVEQAALGAHRPIDLGVVGDVTSTAADVHAELGTRGHGAKRPRIPTTSWSVVPYDDLSGNGRIDPRTLSRRLDEILPEERVVSIDSGNFMGYPSAYLSVPDENGFCFTQAFQCVGLGLGTAIGAALARPDRLPVLGVGDGGFHMAISELETAVRLRIPLVVVVYNDAAYGAEIHHFGAADMTTVRFPDTDIAAIGRGFGCDGVTVRSVEDLAAVTEWLGGPRDAPLVVDAKIADDGGSWWLAEAFRH